One genomic region from Streptomyces sp. NBC_01304 encodes:
- a CDS encoding agmatine deiminase family protein, whose protein sequence is MMRMPAEWAEHEACLMAWPTRRELWGTQFEAAKREYAAVAGAVAAFEPVIMVAAPGAGREAEAACGNGVRVIELPIDDSWLRDSGPIFVLGEDGTRAGVDFRFNAWGEKHYPWDADDKFAALLLDRLGVDRHHSPMILEGGALTVDGEGTLITTEQCLLHPNRNPRMARADIERELRHRLGVTKVIWLPYGGFEDEETDGHVDGVCAFVAPGKVIVQLPADPAHPDHARMRANRAVLEAVTDARGRRLEIIEVPQTAYGTVGGAEATGGEPIEVGHLNFYVANGGVVVPVAGAPDDDAALAVIASAFPGRKVVGVRTPTLAYGGGGVHCITQQLPKALPGVGA, encoded by the coding sequence ATGATGCGCATGCCGGCCGAATGGGCCGAGCACGAGGCCTGCCTGATGGCCTGGCCGACCCGGCGGGAACTGTGGGGCACACAGTTCGAGGCCGCCAAACGGGAGTACGCCGCCGTGGCCGGGGCCGTCGCCGCGTTCGAGCCCGTGATCATGGTGGCCGCGCCGGGCGCCGGCCGGGAGGCCGAGGCGGCCTGCGGCAACGGCGTACGCGTGATCGAGCTGCCGATCGACGACTCCTGGCTGCGCGACTCGGGCCCGATCTTCGTCCTGGGCGAGGACGGCACCCGCGCCGGTGTGGACTTCCGCTTCAACGCCTGGGGCGAGAAGCACTACCCGTGGGACGCCGACGACAAGTTCGCCGCGCTGCTCCTGGACCGGCTCGGCGTCGACCGCCACCACTCCCCGATGATCCTCGAGGGCGGCGCGCTCACCGTCGACGGCGAGGGCACCCTGATCACCACCGAGCAGTGCCTGCTGCACCCCAACCGCAACCCCCGCATGGCCCGCGCCGACATCGAGCGCGAACTGCGGCACCGCCTGGGCGTGACCAAGGTGATCTGGCTGCCGTACGGCGGCTTCGAGGACGAGGAGACCGACGGGCACGTCGACGGGGTGTGCGCCTTCGTCGCCCCCGGCAAGGTGATCGTCCAGCTCCCGGCCGACCCGGCCCACCCCGACCATGCCCGGATGCGCGCCAACCGCGCGGTCCTGGAGGCGGTCACCGATGCGCGCGGCCGCCGCCTGGAGATCATCGAGGTCCCGCAGACCGCGTACGGCACGGTCGGCGGGGCGGAGGCGACCGGCGGCGAGCCGATCGAGGTCGGCCATCTGAACTTCTACGTCGCCAACGGCGGCGTCGTCGTCCCGGTCGCGGGCGCCCCGGACGACGACGCCGCGCTCGCCGTCATCGCCTCCGCCTTCCCGGGCCGCAAGGTCGTCGGGGTCCGCACACCGACGCTGGCGTACGGCGGCGGGGGAGTGCACTGCATCACCCAGCAGCTGCCGAAGGCCCTGCCGGGCGTGGGGGCGTGA
- a CDS encoding nitrilase-related carbon-nitrogen hydrolase translates to MTYNQNQNQNQNQNSVTYDLLTSFGSPLGSPARLEPPQRPFLRTGLVQMRRQSDEHAHDDALRAGIRLAASRGATVVCLPELTRSPYFAADEAMAADAVRHLEDIPDGPTTRLITELATELGITVHASLYERAADGGLGYNTAVCVGPDGTLLARTRKNHIPAFPGYREDLCFRPGDSGFPVVEIAGAARFGFPTCWDEWFPELARTYALRGAEILVHPTAIGSEPDMPEFDTRPMWEQAISSNGLANALFMVVPNRVGTEGRTEFYGSSFISDPYGRVMLRAPRDRPAVLVADLDLDQRRDWLDFGLLQTRRPELYGQLIEPVTT, encoded by the coding sequence ATGACGTACAACCAGAACCAGAACCAGAACCAGAACCAGAACTCGGTGACGTACGACCTGCTCACCTCCTTCGGATCGCCCCTCGGCTCCCCGGCCCGCCTCGAACCTCCCCAACGCCCCTTCCTGCGTACGGGACTTGTCCAGATGCGCCGGCAGTCCGACGAGCACGCCCACGACGACGCGCTGCGCGCCGGGATCCGCCTCGCCGCCTCCCGGGGCGCCACCGTGGTCTGCCTGCCCGAGCTGACCCGCAGCCCCTACTTCGCCGCCGACGAGGCCATGGCCGCGGACGCGGTCCGTCACCTGGAGGACATCCCCGACGGGCCCACCACCCGCCTGATCACCGAACTCGCCACCGAACTCGGCATCACCGTGCACGCCTCGCTGTACGAGCGGGCGGCCGACGGCGGCCTCGGCTACAACACCGCCGTGTGCGTCGGCCCCGACGGGACGCTCCTGGCCCGCACCCGCAAGAACCACATCCCGGCCTTCCCCGGCTACCGCGAGGACCTCTGCTTCCGGCCCGGTGACAGCGGGTTCCCCGTCGTCGAGATCGCGGGCGCGGCCCGCTTCGGGTTCCCGACCTGCTGGGACGAGTGGTTTCCGGAGCTGGCCCGCACCTACGCCCTGCGCGGCGCCGAGATCCTCGTGCATCCGACGGCGATCGGATCCGAGCCCGACATGCCCGAGTTCGACACCCGGCCCATGTGGGAGCAGGCCATCTCGTCGAACGGCCTGGCCAACGCGCTGTTCATGGTGGTGCCCAACCGGGTCGGCACAGAGGGGCGTACGGAGTTCTACGGGTCCTCCTTCATCTCCGACCCCTACGGCCGCGTGATGCTCCGGGCGCCGCGCGACCGCCCCGCCGTGCTCGTCGCCGATCTCGACCTCGACCAGCGCCGTGACTGGCTCGACTTCGGCCTGCTGCAGACCCGCCGCCCCGAGCTGTACGGGCAGCTCATCGAGCCCGTGACCACATAA
- a CDS encoding ABC transporter substrate-binding protein — protein sequence MAKIPRRAAAAGALLLALALVLTACGTPAGSRGAADYRLSAGTPRPKGEISGFSWALYAEPPVLDYLYAFDYPQNTVLANVCESLMRWTPGLTTEPGLARKASNPDPKTWVYDLRAGVKFHGGGELTADDAVYSLRRHLDPKLGSYWNEDFANVASIDKTGPLQVTVRLKRPDALFPQAMANSAGTVASSRSIKAQGRKFGTADGGLDCTGPFELGRWNRGQSLRLDRFDGYWGRRAKAGHVTFTFLPDSSARTNALLTGEVDGTFGVPPESLARLRSSDSGTLSFGEGLTTVNLNVASLKGTLKDVRVRRALLLALDREGFARAAMRGSATPTSAPAPRAAWRGIPRGITDRAYRQLPTVKRDLETARKLIRQAGAEGKKLTVATSPIGPDVSLLALAVQDAGTRIGLNVELKTIAPDAFTALFSDAKAREGLDLFPYTYYLSITDPLGIYTNFRTGQFENYAHFSDPEYDRVEARASATYDPVKRGRITAQLQKLALDKAICLPVAEYPNAVFQSRRITGAPTTVSYLYYPWAADVGARG from the coding sequence ATGGCGAAGATCCCGCGCCGGGCCGCGGCCGCCGGTGCCCTGCTGCTCGCCCTCGCCCTCGTCCTCACGGCCTGTGGCACGCCGGCGGGGTCCCGGGGCGCGGCCGACTACCGGCTCTCCGCCGGTACGCCGAGGCCCAAGGGCGAGATATCCGGCTTCAGTTGGGCGCTGTACGCGGAGCCGCCCGTCCTCGACTACCTGTACGCCTTCGACTATCCGCAGAACACCGTCCTCGCCAACGTCTGCGAGTCCCTGATGCGCTGGACGCCCGGCCTCACCACCGAGCCGGGCCTCGCCCGCAAGGCGAGCAACCCCGACCCGAAGACCTGGGTGTACGACCTGCGGGCGGGCGTGAAGTTCCACGGCGGGGGCGAGCTGACCGCCGACGACGCGGTGTACAGCCTGCGCCGCCACCTCGACCCGAAGCTCGGCTCGTACTGGAACGAGGACTTCGCCAATGTGGCCTCGATCGACAAGACCGGGCCGCTGCAGGTGACCGTACGGCTCAAGCGGCCTGACGCGCTCTTCCCGCAGGCCATGGCCAACTCGGCGGGAACCGTGGCCAGTTCGCGCAGCATCAAGGCGCAAGGGCGCAAGTTCGGCACCGCGGACGGCGGCCTCGACTGCACCGGCCCCTTCGAGCTGGGCCGCTGGAATCGCGGGCAGTCGCTGCGCCTGGACCGCTTCGACGGCTACTGGGGCCGTCGCGCCAAGGCCGGCCACGTCACCTTCACCTTCCTGCCGGACAGCTCGGCCCGCACCAACGCCCTGCTCACCGGCGAGGTCGACGGCACCTTCGGCGTCCCGCCCGAAAGCCTCGCCCGGCTGCGCTCCAGCGACAGCGGCACCCTCTCCTTCGGCGAGGGACTGACCACCGTCAACCTCAACGTGGCCAGCCTCAAGGGCACCCTCAAGGACGTCCGCGTACGCCGCGCCCTCCTGCTCGCCCTCGACCGCGAGGGCTTCGCACGCGCCGCCATGCGCGGCTCGGCCACCCCCACCAGCGCGCCGGCCCCACGCGCGGCATGGCGCGGCATACCTCGCGGCATCACCGACCGCGCCTACCGCCAACTACCGACGGTGAAACGGGACTTGGAGACGGCGAGGAAACTGATCCGGCAGGCCGGCGCGGAGGGCAAGAAGCTCACCGTCGCCACCAGCCCCATCGGCCCCGACGTCTCCCTGCTCGCCCTCGCCGTCCAGGACGCGGGCACCCGAATCGGCCTGAACGTCGAGCTGAAGACCATCGCCCCGGACGCCTTCACGGCGCTCTTCTCGGACGCCAAGGCGCGCGAGGGCCTGGACCTCTTCCCGTACACCTACTACCTGTCGATCACCGACCCGCTCGGCATCTACACCAACTTCCGCACCGGCCAGTTCGAGAACTACGCGCACTTCAGCGACCCCGAGTACGACCGGGTCGAGGCACGGGCGAGCGCGACGTACGACCCGGTCAAGCGTGGCCGAATCACCGCCCAGCTACAGAAGCTGGCCCTCGACAAGGCCATCTGCCTGCCCGTCGCCGAGTACCCGAACGCCGTCTTCCAGAGCCGGCGCATCACCGGCGCGCCGACCACCGTCTCCTACCTCTACTACCCCTGGGCGGCCGATGTGGGGGCGAGAGGCTGA
- a CDS encoding ABC transporter permease — MLRFLLRRLTELVLTLLAASFLVYGSVFLAPGKPETFLLGGRGANPEALAAIRAQYHLDEPFAVQYAKWLGSALTGDFGQSVQYRSDVLGLVGARLPGTLVLIAMAATLVIVVGLVLGWVGAVRGGALDSAVLVGTSVAVATPSFVAAIVLLAVFSVQLGWFPTLGSGAGPLDMLYHLTLPSIALALPFVGVLARVTRAAMLEQLGREHVAVARSRGIPERTVIRRHVLRNALGTVVTQGGLTLSGLVICTILVESAFGLGGLGEFLARSVTVKDYPVVQAVSLLVVGLFVLVNLVIDLVHPWLDPRVALGTRSAA, encoded by the coding sequence ATGCTCCGCTTCCTGCTCAGGCGTCTCACCGAACTGGTCCTGACGCTCCTCGCCGCGTCGTTCCTCGTCTACGGCTCCGTCTTCCTCGCGCCGGGCAAGCCCGAGACCTTCCTGCTCGGCGGGCGCGGCGCCAACCCCGAGGCGCTGGCGGCGATCCGGGCCCAGTACCACCTCGACGAACCCTTCGCCGTGCAGTACGCCAAGTGGCTCGGCTCCGCCCTGACCGGCGACTTCGGGCAGTCCGTGCAGTACCGCAGCGATGTACTGGGGCTGGTCGGGGCCCGGCTGCCGGGCACGCTCGTCCTCATCGCGATGGCCGCGACCCTCGTGATCGTGGTGGGGCTCGTCCTCGGCTGGGTGGGCGCGGTGCGCGGCGGAGCCCTCGACTCCGCCGTCCTCGTCGGTACGTCGGTGGCGGTCGCCACGCCGTCGTTCGTCGCGGCGATCGTGCTTCTGGCCGTGTTCTCCGTGCAGTTGGGCTGGTTCCCCACCCTCGGCAGCGGCGCGGGCCCGCTCGACATGCTCTACCACCTCACCCTGCCCTCGATCGCCCTCGCCCTGCCCTTCGTCGGCGTCCTCGCCCGCGTCACCCGCGCCGCCATGCTCGAACAACTCGGCCGGGAACACGTCGCCGTGGCCCGCAGCCGCGGCATCCCCGAGCGGACCGTCATCCGCCGGCACGTGCTGCGCAACGCGCTCGGCACCGTCGTCACCCAGGGCGGGCTCACCCTCTCCGGCCTGGTCATCTGCACGATCCTCGTCGAGTCGGCGTTCGGGCTCGGCGGACTCGGCGAGTTCCTGGCCCGCTCCGTCACCGTCAAGGACTACCCGGTGGTGCAGGCCGTCTCGCTGCTCGTGGTCGGGCTGTTCGTGCTGGTCAACCTGGTCATCGATCTCGTCCATCCCTGGCTCGATCCACGGGTGGCTCTCGGCACGAGGAGCGCGGCATGA
- a CDS encoding ABC transporter permease, which yields MTLQTVPAAAPVRRPGLSRLRSGGGCLLFRCCLGIAALVVAVALAAPWLAPLDPNSVDFGAALSGPGADHLLGGDISGRDTLSRLIHGARTSLLGPLGVVAFSTLLGLVIGVAAAWRGGWLDTALSRSSELLLAFPGLLLAMLFVALYGQGLFAPVVALSLAYTPFVSRLARSLALAERERPYLAAYRVQGFAGPWICVRHLVPNILPVVLAQSTVNFGYALLDLAALSFLGLGVPPLTPDWGAMVNEGQSAILEGRPLCAVLPCAAIVLTVVAFNVVGERLADRVAGRGR from the coding sequence ATGACCCTGCAGACCGTTCCCGCCGCCGCTCCGGTGCGCCGTCCGGGCCTCTCCCGCCTGCGATCCGGGGGCGGCTGCCTGCTCTTCCGCTGCTGTCTTGGCATCGCGGCACTCGTCGTGGCGGTCGCCCTCGCCGCGCCGTGGCTGGCGCCGCTGGACCCCAACTCGGTCGACTTCGGCGCCGCGTTGAGCGGGCCGGGCGCGGACCACCTGCTCGGTGGCGACATCTCCGGACGCGACACCCTGTCCCGGCTGATCCACGGCGCCCGTACGTCGCTGCTCGGGCCGCTCGGTGTCGTCGCGTTCTCGACCCTGCTCGGCCTGGTGATCGGCGTGGCCGCCGCCTGGCGCGGTGGCTGGCTCGACACGGCCCTCTCCCGCAGCAGTGAACTCCTGCTCGCCTTCCCGGGGTTGCTGCTCGCGATGCTGTTCGTCGCGCTGTACGGCCAGGGCCTGTTCGCGCCCGTCGTGGCCCTGTCCCTCGCGTACACCCCCTTCGTCAGCCGCCTCGCCCGCAGCCTGGCCCTCGCCGAACGGGAGCGGCCCTATCTGGCGGCGTACCGGGTGCAGGGCTTCGCCGGCCCGTGGATCTGCGTGCGCCACCTGGTGCCCAACATCCTGCCCGTCGTACTCGCCCAGTCGACGGTCAACTTCGGCTACGCCCTGCTCGATCTGGCCGCCCTGTCGTTCCTGGGCCTGGGCGTACCGCCGTTGACCCCGGACTGGGGCGCCATGGTCAACGAGGGGCAGTCCGCGATCCTCGAGGGCCGCCCGCTGTGCGCGGTCCTGCCGTGCGCCGCGATCGTGCTCACGGTGGTCGCCTTCAACGTCGTCGGGGAACGCCTCGCCGACCGGGTCGCGGGGAGAGGCCGATGA
- a CDS encoding ABC transporter ATP-binding protein has protein sequence MTASVLEIEQLRLSLPGAARPVLDGVDLTVAAGETVALVGESGSGKTLTSRAALGLLPPGAVTSGAVRVAGDDVLAMDAERLRRVRARTAAMVFQDPRAAINPLRRIGDFLTEGLRAEAGRARRAERRGGFDTGARGGGLLTADGRRGRRPQGQGGTGPDARTAELLPEGMRADAGRGERSRGQGSAGSDARVAGRLPEGVRADAGRGERTQRQGSAGSDARAPELLLEGMRADTGRGERAPLQGGADPDARAAELLDAVGLSAQVMRRYPHELSGGMLQRVMIAGALMAGPRLLLADEPTTALDVTTQAEIVALLAGLRERFGTGLLFVTHDLELAAAISDRVYVMYAGRIAESGPAGALFGAPGHPYTAALLSSTPRLEAPPGHLPAIPGRPPDLRTELPGCAFAPRCAHATDRCGTETPALRPLDAGTVVACHHAAELTLGEGATP, from the coding sequence ATGACGGCTTCCGTGCTGGAGATCGAGCAGCTGAGGCTGTCGCTGCCGGGCGCCGCCCGGCCCGTCCTGGACGGGGTCGACCTGACGGTCGCGGCCGGTGAGACGGTCGCCCTGGTGGGGGAGTCGGGCTCGGGCAAGACCCTCACCTCACGGGCAGCCCTCGGCCTCCTGCCGCCGGGCGCGGTGACCTCGGGCGCGGTGCGGGTCGCCGGCGACGACGTCCTCGCCATGGACGCGGAGCGGCTGCGGCGGGTACGGGCCCGGACCGCCGCGATGGTCTTCCAGGACCCGCGGGCCGCGATCAACCCGCTGCGCAGGATCGGCGACTTCCTCACGGAGGGGCTGCGGGCAGAGGCGGGGCGGGCGCGGCGCGCGGAGCGCCGGGGTGGCTTCGACACGGGTGCCCGGGGCGGCGGCCTCCTGACGGCGGACGGGAGACGGGGGCGGCGCCCGCAGGGGCAGGGCGGCACCGGTCCGGATGCCCGAACCGCCGAACTCCTGCCGGAGGGGATGCGGGCGGACGCAGGGCGCGGTGAGCGTTCGCGGGGGCAGGGGAGTGCCGGCTCGGACGCTCGGGTCGCGGGACGTCTGCCGGAGGGGGTACGGGCGGACGCGGGGCGAGGCGAGCGTACGCAGCGGCAGGGGAGTGCCGGCTCGGACGCTCGGGCCCCCGAACTCCTGCTGGAAGGGATGCGGGCGGACACGGGGCGCGGCGAGCGCGCACCGCTGCAGGGCGGCGCCGACCCGGATGCCCGGGCCGCCGAACTCCTGGACGCCGTCGGGCTGTCCGCACAGGTCATGCGCCGCTACCCGCACGAGCTCTCGGGCGGCATGCTGCAACGCGTCATGATCGCCGGCGCGCTGATGGCCGGCCCCCGGCTGCTCCTCGCCGACGAGCCGACCACCGCCCTGGACGTCACCACCCAGGCGGAGATCGTGGCCCTCCTCGCCGGCCTGCGCGAACGCTTCGGCACCGGCCTGCTGTTCGTCACCCACGACCTGGAGCTCGCGGCGGCCATCAGCGACCGGGTGTACGTCATGTACGCGGGCCGCATCGCCGAATCCGGCCCCGCCGGCGCCCTGTTCGGGGCACCGGGCCACCCCTACACGGCGGCCCTGCTCTCCTCCACGCCCCGCCTCGAAGCGCCGCCCGGCCACCTCCCGGCGATCCCGGGCCGCCCACCGGACCTGCGCACCGAGTTGCCGGGGTGCGCCTTCGCCCCACGCTGCGCCCACGCCACGGACCGCTGCGGCACCGAGACGCCCGCGCTCCGCCCCCTGGACGCGGGCACGGTGGTGGCCTGCCATCACGCGGCGGAGCTGACGCTCGGGGAAGGAGCGACGCCTTGA
- a CDS encoding ABC transporter ATP-binding protein, with product MTEADDTAPGPPPAPVLEVTGLHRAFGATQAVDDVSFTLPAKGSLGVVGESGSGKTTTARIIAGLERADAGRVLVRGRDRARLGRGRAARLRRARDVQMVFQDPYSSLDPRVPVGAALRETVRLHFPDVDTRRRAAELLDQVGLGAREASALPRQLSGGQRQRVAIARALAVEPAVLILDEAVAALDVSVQAQIINLLADIRQQTGVACLFITHDLGVVRAVTEDAVVLRKGRIVERGPTAQLLSEPQHPYTRLLLASLPRPGWEPERIGAARRALDA from the coding sequence ATGACTGAAGCCGACGACACCGCCCCCGGGCCACCGCCCGCCCCCGTACTCGAAGTCACCGGCCTGCACCGTGCCTTCGGTGCCACGCAGGCCGTGGACGACGTGTCCTTCACCCTGCCCGCCAAAGGCTCCCTCGGCGTCGTGGGCGAGTCCGGGTCGGGCAAGACCACCACCGCCCGCATCATCGCCGGGCTCGAACGAGCCGACGCAGGACGGGTCTTGGTGCGCGGCCGGGACCGGGCCAGGCTCGGTCGGGGCCGGGCGGCGCGGCTGCGCAGAGCCCGGGACGTACAGATGGTGTTCCAGGACCCCTACTCCTCGCTCGACCCGCGCGTCCCCGTCGGCGCCGCCCTGCGCGAGACGGTGCGCCTGCACTTCCCGGACGTGGACACCCGCCGCCGCGCGGCCGAACTCCTCGACCAGGTCGGCCTGGGCGCGCGCGAGGCCTCGGCCCTGCCCCGGCAGCTGTCCGGCGGTCAGCGCCAACGGGTGGCGATCGCCCGCGCCCTGGCCGTCGAGCCGGCGGTGCTGATCCTCGACGAGGCGGTCGCGGCCCTCGACGTCTCCGTACAGGCCCAGATCATCAATCTGCTCGCCGACATCCGCCAACAGACGGGCGTGGCCTGCCTGTTCATCACCCACGACCTGGGCGTCGTACGCGCCGTCACCGAGGACGCCGTGGTGCTGCGCAAGGGCCGCATCGTGGAACGCGGCCCGACCGCCCAGCTGCTGAGCGAACCCCAACACCCCTACACCCGGCTGCTGTTGGCCTCGCTGCCCCGGCCCGGGTGGGAGCCGGAGCGGATCGGGGCGGCGCGGCGGGCGCTGGATGCCTAG
- a CDS encoding cytochrome P450, translated as MELTLRANLRSRIAARLGRKYLARIQKHGIGSTTISLLPEPLVRPLRRDGLDPVAELAEARRTTPVSKVPLPFALDAWVVTGYDEVKEVLAATDGFSTDFTNLAGNAGLGEEHNPGGLGFADPPVHTRLRRILTPEFTMRRLRRLTPRIDAIIEERLDAMAKAPGPVDLVEAFALPIPSLTICELLGVPYEDRDDFQRLSMARFDLSDGAVAAFGATSDSLDYFRDVVKKQRENPGDGLLGMIVKEHGDSIGDDELAGLADGVLTGGFETTASMLALGALLLLKDPETFALIRDAEPDSDTVNVFVEEALRYLTVVQLAFPRFAKEDIEVAGVLIPKGDMVLCSLSAADRDEVLTGDEGDFDPHRKSSGHLAFGYGIHRCIGAELARMELRAAFPALVRRFPEMRLAGAEADLAFRKLSIVYGVESLPVHLEGRS; from the coding sequence ATGGAGCTCACGTTGAGGGCGAATCTCCGTTCCCGCATCGCCGCGCGGCTCGGGCGCAAATACCTCGCCAGGATCCAGAAGCACGGGATCGGTTCGACCACCATCTCGCTCCTTCCCGAACCCCTGGTGCGGCCGCTGCGCAGGGACGGCCTCGACCCGGTGGCGGAGCTGGCCGAGGCGCGGCGCACGACGCCGGTCTCCAAGGTGCCGCTGCCGTTCGCCCTCGACGCCTGGGTGGTCACCGGGTACGACGAGGTGAAGGAAGTGCTCGCCGCCACGGACGGGTTCAGCACGGACTTCACCAACCTCGCGGGCAACGCCGGCCTCGGCGAGGAGCACAACCCGGGTGGTCTGGGCTTCGCGGACCCGCCGGTGCACACGCGGCTTCGGCGCATCCTGACGCCGGAGTTCACCATGCGGCGGCTGCGCAGGCTCACGCCGCGCATCGACGCGATCATCGAGGAGCGGCTCGACGCGATGGCGAAGGCGCCGGGTCCGGTGGACCTGGTGGAGGCGTTCGCGCTGCCCATCCCGTCGCTGACGATCTGCGAGCTGCTCGGGGTGCCGTACGAGGACCGCGACGACTTCCAGCGCCTCAGCATGGCGCGCTTCGACCTGTCGGACGGCGCGGTCGCCGCGTTCGGTGCGACCTCGGACTCGCTCGACTACTTCCGGGACGTCGTCAAGAAGCAGCGGGAGAACCCCGGCGACGGACTGCTCGGCATGATCGTCAAGGAGCACGGGGACTCCATAGGCGACGACGAACTCGCCGGCCTCGCCGACGGGGTGCTGACCGGCGGCTTCGAGACGACCGCGAGCATGCTGGCGCTCGGCGCGCTGCTGCTCCTGAAGGACCCGGAGACCTTCGCCCTCATACGTGACGCGGAACCCGACTCCGACACGGTGAACGTCTTCGTCGAGGAGGCGCTGCGCTACCTGACCGTGGTGCAGCTGGCGTTCCCCCGCTTCGCCAAGGAGGACATCGAGGTCGCCGGGGTGCTCATACCCAAGGGCGACATGGTCCTTTGCTCGCTGAGCGCCGCCGACCGGGACGAGGTCCTCACCGGCGACGAGGGCGACTTCGACCCGCACCGCAAGTCCTCCGGGCACCTCGCCTTCGGCTACGGCATACACCGGTGCATCGGGGCGGAGCTGGCGCGGATGGAACTGCGGGCGGCGTTCCCGGCGTTGGTGCGGCGCTTTCCCGAGATGCGGCTTGCGGGGGCGGAGGCGGATCTGGCCTTCCGGAAGCTGTCGATCGTGTATGGGGTGGAGTCGCTGCCGGTGCATCTGGAGGGGCGCAGCTAG
- a CDS encoding VOC family protein — protein MVHVLSSRTLLRPVDPDRSRAFYGEALGLAVYREFGTGPERGTVYFLGGGFLEVSGRAPAPPEAGMRLWLQVANLAAAYEELRARDVPVLREPTLEPWGLLEMWISDPDGVEIVLVEVPAEHPLRYRP, from the coding sequence ATGGTTCACGTACTGAGCAGTCGTACGCTCCTGCGCCCCGTCGACCCGGACCGCAGCCGCGCCTTCTACGGCGAGGCGCTGGGGCTCGCCGTGTACCGCGAGTTCGGCACCGGGCCGGAGCGGGGCACCGTCTATTTCCTCGGCGGCGGGTTCCTGGAGGTGTCCGGGCGGGCCCCGGCCCCGCCCGAGGCCGGAATGCGGCTCTGGCTCCAGGTGGCGAACCTCGCGGCGGCGTACGAGGAGCTGCGCGCGCGGGACGTCCCCGTGCTGCGGGAGCCAACACTCGAACCCTGGGGTCTACTGGAGATGTGGATCTCCGACCCCGACGGCGTCGAGATCGTCCTCGTCGAGGTGCCCGCGGAGCATCCGCTGCGCTACCGTCCCTGA